The following coding sequences lie in one Glycine max cultivar Williams 82 chromosome 19, Glycine_max_v4.0, whole genome shotgun sequence genomic window:
- the LOC100801143 gene encoding 4-coumarate--CoA ligase-like 9 isoform X1, which produces MDERKRIDPRSGFNRASRIFHSLKPPLPLPPPNATFSATTYALSLRRNSLFPDSTTALIDATTGHRLSHYEVINRIETLANNFTSILKLSKGDTALILSPNLIQVPILCFALLSLGVVVSPANPISTRSDLTRFFHLSKPAIVFTVTSVVEKTQDFHVRTVLLDSPEFDSLTKTRIQIHPPSPLVSPVTQSDVAAILYSSGTTGMMKGVVMTHRNLTALAAGYDAVRVNRKYPAVFFFTMPFFHVYGFTLSFRAMVLSETVVIMERFSLRGMLSAVERFGVTHLAVVPPLMVALTKDSVTNGYDLKTLEGVTCGSSPLGKETAEAFKAKFPNVMILQGYGLTESTAGVARTSPEDANRAGTTGRLVSGVEAKIVNPNTGEAMFPCEQGELWIKSPSIMKGYVGDPEATSATLVDGWLRTGDLCYFDNEGFLYVVDRLKELIKYKGYQVAPAELEQYLLSHPEINDAAVIPYPDEEAGQVPMAFVVRQPQSSLSEIEIIDFVAKQVAPYKKIRRVAFVDSIPKNALGKILRKDLNKLALSRL; this is translated from the exons ATGGACGAGAGAAAAAGAATAGATCCAAGGAGCGGTTTCAACCGCGCTTCCAGAATCTTCCACAGCCTCAAGCCACCACTCCCCCTCCCTCCTCCCAACGCCACCTTCTCCGCCACAACCTACGCCCTCTCCCTCCGCCGCAACTCGCTATTTCCCGACTCCACCACCGCCCTCATCGATGCCACCACCGGCCACCGCCTCTCCCACTACGAGGTCATCAACCGCATCGAAACCCTAGCAAATAATTTCACCTCTATCCTCAAACTCTCCAAAGGCGACACTGCGCTCATTCTCTCCCCAAACCTCATCCAAGTTCCAATCCTCTGCTTCGCACTTCTTTCGCTTGGCGTGGTCGTCTCTCCCGCGAACCCTATCTCCACGCGCTCCGATCTCACGCGCTTCTTCCACCTCAGCAAACCTGCAATTGTCTTCACAGTAACTTCAGTCGTTGAGAAAACACAAGACTTTCATGTTAGAACCGTACTCCTCGACTCGCCCGAGTTCGACTCGCTCACGAAGACTCGGATTCAGATACATCCTCCGAGTCCACTCGTTTCCCCCGTGACTCAATCTGACGTGGCAGCGATTTTATACTCGTCGGGGACCACGGGGATGATGAAGGGTGTGGTAATGACGCACCGTAACCTAACGGCGTTAGCCGCGGGATACGACGCCGTTAGAGTAAACAGAAAGTATCCCGCGGTGTTCTTCTTTACGATGCCGTTTTTCCACGTGTACGGGTTCACGCTCAGTTTTAGGGCAATGGTGCTGTCGGAGACGGTGGTGATAATGGAGAGGTTCAGTTTGAGGGGGATGCTGAGCGCCGTGGAGAGGTTCGGAGTGACACACCTGGCGGTGGTGCCGCCGCTGATGGTAGCTTTGACGAAGGACAGCGTCACCAACGGGTACGATTTGAAGACGCTGGAAGGGGTTACGTGCGGTTCGTCTCCACTGGGAAAGGAAACCGCTGAGGCTTTCAAAGCAAAGTTCCCCAACGTCATGATCCTCCAG GGATACGGTTTAACAGAGTCAACTGCTGGGGTTGCCCGAACATCTCCAGAGGACGCTAATCGGGCAGGAACAACAGGTAGACTGGTATCAGGAGTGGAAGCCAAAATTGTGAATCCAAATACAGGAGAAGCCATGTTTCCCTGTGAACAAGGAGAACTTTGGATCAAATCACCTAGTATTATGAAAg GTTATGTTGGTGACCCTGAAGCAACTTCAGCAACTTTGGTGGATGGGTGGTTAAGGACTGGGGACCTCTGTTATTTTGATAACGAAGGGTTCTTGTATGTTGTAGATAGATTGAAAGAGTTGATCAAATACAAGGGGTACCAG GTTGCTCCGGCAGAGCTCGAACAATATCTCCTGTCTCACCCAGAAATAAATGATGCCGCGGTTATTCC ATACCCTGATGAAGAAGCCGGCCAGGTGCCCATGGCGTTTGTGGTAAGACAACCCCAAAGTTCCCTGAGTGAAATAGAGATAATTGATTTTGTAGCCAAACAG GTTGCACCATACAAGAAAATAAGGCGTGTAGCATTTGTTGATTCAATACCGAAGAATGCCTTAGGAAAGATACTAAGGAAGGACTTAAATAAACTTGCTCTCTCTAGGCTATAa
- the LOC100801143 gene encoding 4-coumarate--CoA ligase-like 9 isoform X2, with protein MDERKRIDPRSGFNRASRIFHSLKPPLPLPPPNATFSATTYALSLRRNSLFPDSTTALIDATTGHRLSHYEVINRIETLANNFTSILKLSKGDTALILSPNLIQVPILCFALLSLGVVVSPANPISTRSDLTRFFHLSKPAIVFTVTSVVEKTQDFHVRTVLLDSPEFDSLTKTRIQIHPPSPLVSPVTQSDVAAILYSSGTTGMMKGVVMTHRNLTALAAGYDAVRVNRKYPAVFFFTMPFFHVYGFTLSFRAMVLSETVVIMERFSLRGMLSAVERFGVTHLAVVPPLMVALTKDSVTNGYDLKTLEGVTCGSSPLGKETAEAFKAKFPNVMILQGYGLTESTAGVARTSPEDANRAGTTGRLVSGVEAKIVNPNTGEAMFPCEQGELWIKSPSIMKGYVGDPEATSATLVDGWLRTGDLCYFDNEGFLYVVDRLKELIKYKGYQVAPAELEQYLLSHPEINDAAVIPYPDEEAGQVPMAFVVRQPQSSLSEIEIIDFVAKQCFFLGCRLHHTRK; from the exons ATGGACGAGAGAAAAAGAATAGATCCAAGGAGCGGTTTCAACCGCGCTTCCAGAATCTTCCACAGCCTCAAGCCACCACTCCCCCTCCCTCCTCCCAACGCCACCTTCTCCGCCACAACCTACGCCCTCTCCCTCCGCCGCAACTCGCTATTTCCCGACTCCACCACCGCCCTCATCGATGCCACCACCGGCCACCGCCTCTCCCACTACGAGGTCATCAACCGCATCGAAACCCTAGCAAATAATTTCACCTCTATCCTCAAACTCTCCAAAGGCGACACTGCGCTCATTCTCTCCCCAAACCTCATCCAAGTTCCAATCCTCTGCTTCGCACTTCTTTCGCTTGGCGTGGTCGTCTCTCCCGCGAACCCTATCTCCACGCGCTCCGATCTCACGCGCTTCTTCCACCTCAGCAAACCTGCAATTGTCTTCACAGTAACTTCAGTCGTTGAGAAAACACAAGACTTTCATGTTAGAACCGTACTCCTCGACTCGCCCGAGTTCGACTCGCTCACGAAGACTCGGATTCAGATACATCCTCCGAGTCCACTCGTTTCCCCCGTGACTCAATCTGACGTGGCAGCGATTTTATACTCGTCGGGGACCACGGGGATGATGAAGGGTGTGGTAATGACGCACCGTAACCTAACGGCGTTAGCCGCGGGATACGACGCCGTTAGAGTAAACAGAAAGTATCCCGCGGTGTTCTTCTTTACGATGCCGTTTTTCCACGTGTACGGGTTCACGCTCAGTTTTAGGGCAATGGTGCTGTCGGAGACGGTGGTGATAATGGAGAGGTTCAGTTTGAGGGGGATGCTGAGCGCCGTGGAGAGGTTCGGAGTGACACACCTGGCGGTGGTGCCGCCGCTGATGGTAGCTTTGACGAAGGACAGCGTCACCAACGGGTACGATTTGAAGACGCTGGAAGGGGTTACGTGCGGTTCGTCTCCACTGGGAAAGGAAACCGCTGAGGCTTTCAAAGCAAAGTTCCCCAACGTCATGATCCTCCAG GGATACGGTTTAACAGAGTCAACTGCTGGGGTTGCCCGAACATCTCCAGAGGACGCTAATCGGGCAGGAACAACAGGTAGACTGGTATCAGGAGTGGAAGCCAAAATTGTGAATCCAAATACAGGAGAAGCCATGTTTCCCTGTGAACAAGGAGAACTTTGGATCAAATCACCTAGTATTATGAAAg GTTATGTTGGTGACCCTGAAGCAACTTCAGCAACTTTGGTGGATGGGTGGTTAAGGACTGGGGACCTCTGTTATTTTGATAACGAAGGGTTCTTGTATGTTGTAGATAGATTGAAAGAGTTGATCAAATACAAGGGGTACCAG GTTGCTCCGGCAGAGCTCGAACAATATCTCCTGTCTCACCCAGAAATAAATGATGCCGCGGTTATTCC ATACCCTGATGAAGAAGCCGGCCAGGTGCCCATGGCGTTTGTGGTAAGACAACCCCAAAGTTCCCTGAGTGAAATAGAGATAATTGATTTTGTAGCCAAACAG tgtttttttcttGGCTGCAGGTTGCACCATACAAGAAAATAA